A region from the Fimbriimonadaceae bacterium genome encodes:
- a CDS encoding superoxide dismutase: MPEYTLPPLPFAKDALEPHIDAKTMEIHHGKHHQAYVNNLNAALKDYPAVTELPVENLLVDLDVLPVPDATKAAVRNNGGGHANHTLFWDILTPGGSSAPSGALADKINETFGGLDQLKSQVNDAGAKRFGSGWAWLASDELGNLQVLSTANQDSPLSQNLVPLLGIDVWEHAYYLNYQNRRPDYLAAVWSVINWDKVAARYATVLAGR; the protein is encoded by the coding sequence ATGCCTGAATACACACTTCCCCCGCTCCCCTTCGCCAAGGATGCTCTTGAGCCTCACATTGACGCCAAGACCATGGAGATCCACCACGGCAAGCACCACCAGGCTTACGTGAACAACCTCAACGCGGCGCTGAAGGACTACCCGGCGGTGACCGAGTTGCCCGTCGAGAACTTACTGGTGGACCTTGACGTCCTGCCCGTGCCCGACGCGACTAAGGCGGCCGTCCGTAACAACGGTGGTGGCCATGCCAACCACACCTTGTTCTGGGACATCTTGACCCCGGGCGGGTCGTCAGCTCCGTCCGGCGCCTTGGCGGACAAGATCAACGAGACTTTCGGTGGGCTTGACCAACTGAAGTCACAGGTGAACGATGCCGGGGCGAAGCGGTTCGGGTCCGGATGGGCTTGGCTGGCCTCCGACGAACTGGGCAACCTCCAGGTCTTGAGCACCGCCAACCAAGACTCGCCCTTGTCGCAGAACTTGGTGCCGCTCCTTGGCATCGACGTGTGGGAGCACGCCTACTATCTGAACTATCAGAACCGCCGCCCTGACTACTTGGCCGCCGTCTGGAGCGTCATTAACTGGGACAAGGTCGCGGCCCGCTACGCCACTGTCCTTGCCGGGCGCTGA